A single Vibrio sp. YMD68 DNA region contains:
- a CDS encoding SPOR domain-containing protein, giving the protein MDTTLVIKPRMFGLKLLSMAVMALPLASQSVSAEEFLCDATQASTNELPVLDKSCPIGKGLWGNQKPKGAQSSYWIQCGVLSKPLSLAKAKSIYQHISTDVWSKPEDKGYRCLIGPYDDFSNARAELAKVKTEPAYKEAFIREVIKSKQASNPKQASNTKPSKDTQNKPAPKKERTVAAKPSATVAAPVIASVVAENSTLQETRDTEKVVTRLTATIDGLEYRVPYTNDQDGQFYMEHGLPWNRLDYIAATEVCDAMSMRLPLEKEWETLLAAEIMLDNNWPMHLPYWGYEKKGLFTSGKVSQLKGTSLLNIVCVK; this is encoded by the coding sequence ATACGACGTTAGTAATCAAACCTAGAATGTTCGGATTGAAACTCCTAAGCATGGCCGTCATGGCGTTACCACTGGCATCACAGTCCGTGTCTGCAGAAGAATTTTTATGTGATGCGACGCAAGCCTCGACTAATGAACTGCCCGTCTTGGATAAGAGTTGCCCTATTGGAAAAGGGTTATGGGGCAATCAAAAACCGAAAGGGGCACAATCGAGCTATTGGATTCAGTGTGGTGTGCTATCAAAACCTCTTTCATTAGCGAAAGCCAAAAGTATTTATCAACATATCTCAACCGATGTTTGGTCAAAGCCTGAAGATAAAGGATATCGGTGTCTTATCGGGCCTTATGATGACTTTTCAAACGCGCGTGCAGAGCTTGCGAAAGTGAAGACGGAGCCAGCGTACAAAGAAGCGTTTATTCGCGAGGTGATCAAATCTAAGCAAGCAAGTAACCCTAAGCAAGCAAGCAACACTAAGCCAAGTAAAGACACACAAAACAAACCCGCACCCAAAAAAGAACGTACCGTAGCCGCTAAGCCATCAGCGACAGTGGCCGCTCCGGTTATCGCGTCAGTCGTCGCAGAAAACTCGACACTTCAAGAGACCCGGGACACTGAAAAGGTCGTGACTCGCTTAACCGCTACTATCGATGGACTAGAGTATCGAGTCCCTTACACCAATGACCAAGACGGTCAATTTTATATGGAGCATGGTTTGCCTTGGAACCGCTTGGATTACATCGCGGCGACCGAAGTGTGTGATGCCATGAGTATGCGTTTACCGTTAGAAAAGGAATGGGAAACGTTACTGGCAGCCGAAATCATGCTTGATAACAATTGGCCGATGCACTTGCCTTATTGGGGATACGAGAAAAAAGGGCTATTCACCAGCGGAAAGGTCAGCCAGTTAAAAGGAACCTCTCTTTTGAATATTGTGTGTGTAAAATAA
- a CDS encoding chromosome partitioning protein ParA — MSITDLLTEEILGMLAIDLGLVILSGWFIILLLIIREFRKFAHGFNKPSTSKGIDDNTLHLCQQSVDNALNYASENNDTLTDLIQLQQALESQMALLRSSTAQHVSAEEQASIDDLNLKLNKSHKLIRKLKGDLNKSVKGLQITKKKLFSQTDTVEGLREQNALLEKDFEKLEQEYIQISEAGGFQDLAIQYQTEKEQLLNTIEEYKQQAEQGGSNDNVDAMKQELEETQQQMQRLSKEKDFVESKYLQLAKEVGSDKPS; from the coding sequence ATGTCGATAACGGATTTACTGACTGAAGAAATACTCGGGATGCTCGCCATTGATCTTGGCTTGGTGATTCTGAGTGGTTGGTTCATTATTCTGCTCCTCATCATTCGAGAGTTTCGAAAATTTGCGCACGGGTTCAACAAACCAAGCACAAGCAAAGGCATCGATGACAATACTCTGCATCTGTGCCAACAATCCGTCGACAACGCCCTTAATTATGCTTCAGAGAACAACGACACACTCACTGACTTGATTCAACTGCAACAGGCATTGGAAAGCCAAATGGCACTGCTGCGAAGCTCTACCGCCCAGCATGTGAGTGCAGAGGAGCAAGCTTCCATTGATGATTTAAATCTTAAGCTGAATAAATCCCATAAGCTCATTCGAAAGCTCAAAGGAGATTTGAATAAAAGCGTCAAAGGATTACAAATCACGAAGAAAAAGTTATTTTCACAAACCGATACGGTCGAAGGTTTGCGTGAACAAAATGCCCTTCTCGAAAAAGATTTTGAGAAACTTGAACAAGAATATATTCAGATTAGTGAAGCAGGAGGGTTCCAGGATCTCGCCATTCAGTATCAAACCGAAAAAGAGCAATTGCTTAACACGATTGAAGAATACAAACAGCAGGCTGAACAAGGCGGCAGTAATGACAATGTCGATGCGATGAAACAAGAGCTAGAAGAAACCCAACAGCAGATGCAACGCCTCAGCAAAGAGAAAGACTTTGTTGAAAGCAAATACCTTCAATTAGCCAAAGAGGTGGGTAGCGATAAACCGTCGTAG
- the zntB gene encoding zinc transporter ZntB: MQIPDVVYGFYFDQNGDTQKIAPDSIVSIDRPHWLHFDYTSEATIEWLREHSQLNSIVIDALLNEETRPRTTVLGEGLLISLRGVNLAAGSNPEDMVSIRLWVTKDKVISTRRRKLLSTLDIANEFERGNGPTSPPKFVIDLTEKLISRMSETINEIEEKVADIEENIITSTNYSLRNDLSVLRRQIISLRRYLAPQKEAMLQLLSEKVTLFSAEEKIQLRETLDHLVRYIEDLDSIKDRAAVSQEELSNRLAEQMNNRMYVLSIVAAIFLPLGFLTGLLGINVGGIPGAENSASFAIFTLLLVGVVAIQVWIFKKKNWF; the protein is encoded by the coding sequence ATGCAAATTCCTGACGTCGTATATGGTTTCTATTTTGACCAAAATGGAGACACCCAAAAGATTGCACCCGACTCAATAGTGAGTATTGATAGACCACACTGGCTTCATTTTGATTACACCTCGGAAGCGACCATCGAATGGCTCAGAGAGCACAGTCAACTTAACTCGATTGTGATTGATGCGCTTCTCAACGAAGAGACGCGCCCAAGGACAACGGTGCTGGGTGAGGGGTTATTGATATCACTGAGGGGGGTAAATTTGGCGGCAGGCAGTAACCCAGAAGATATGGTCTCTATTCGTTTATGGGTAACAAAAGACAAAGTAATCAGTACCCGTCGCCGTAAGTTGCTTTCAACGCTAGATATTGCCAATGAGTTTGAACGAGGGAATGGGCCCACTTCACCACCGAAGTTCGTTATCGATTTGACCGAGAAGCTTATATCAAGAATGAGTGAAACCATTAATGAGATAGAAGAAAAAGTGGCGGATATTGAAGAAAATATCATCACATCGACCAATTATAGTTTGCGTAATGATCTCTCTGTTTTACGTCGGCAAATTATCTCTTTAAGGCGGTATTTAGCGCCACAAAAAGAAGCGATGCTGCAACTGCTCAGTGAAAAAGTCACTCTGTTTTCTGCGGAAGAAAAAATTCAACTACGGGAAACGCTCGATCATTTGGTTCGCTATATTGAAGATTTAGATTCGATAAAAGACCGAGCCGCGGTGAGTCAAGAAGAGCTGAGTAATCGCCTTGCTGAGCAGATGAACAATCGTATGTATGTGTTATCAATTGTAGCTGCGATTTTCTTACCCTTGGGCTTTCTGACTGGGCTGTTAGGGATCAATGTTGGTGGTATCCCCGGCGCAGAAAATAGTGCTTCTTTTGCTATCTTCACATTACTGTTGGTGGGTGTCGTCGCCATTCAAGTTTGGATTTTCAAAAAGAAAAATTGGTTCTAA
- a CDS encoding LysR family transcriptional regulator yields MKIELLTTFLEVARTLHFRVASENLYLTQSAVSARIKLLEEELGVLLFDRSQKNLKMTAEGHRMIKHANDMIFMWNKTKQDVGIAENDAHQLVIGSVMSIWDIVLQGWLKKIHRNIDDVSLYTSTYSPTELRKNVLNRLMDVAFLFEPPFIDDMKTEKVATVPLYLVTTHQNTQYQDLLLDDYIVVDYGESVNSQHTRAFKDVGAAKHHINQPRVALNFILDAGGSAYLPKQMAFEYVSNDRLFIVEDAPIYSREIYAIYLAKSHKVDLIEQALHLFPGVEI; encoded by the coding sequence ATGAAAATCGAACTATTGACGACCTTTTTGGAAGTAGCGCGTACGCTGCATTTTAGAGTCGCATCCGAAAACTTATATTTAACCCAGTCAGCGGTGAGTGCAAGAATCAAATTACTTGAGGAAGAGTTGGGGGTATTGCTCTTTGACCGCAGCCAAAAGAACTTAAAAATGACCGCAGAAGGTCATCGCATGATTAAGCACGCCAACGACATGATTTTCATGTGGAATAAAACCAAGCAAGATGTGGGTATAGCCGAAAATGACGCTCATCAATTGGTGATCGGCTCAGTGATGTCCATTTGGGATATCGTACTTCAAGGGTGGCTAAAGAAAATCCATCGCAATATTGATGACGTGAGCTTGTACACAAGTACCTATTCACCTACCGAGCTTCGGAAAAATGTGTTGAATCGCTTGATGGATGTGGCGTTTCTATTCGAACCTCCGTTTATTGACGATATGAAAACTGAAAAGGTAGCAACGGTCCCTTTGTACTTAGTCACCACACACCAAAATACCCAGTACCAAGATTTACTGCTCGATGATTACATCGTGGTCGATTATGGTGAATCCGTGAATAGCCAGCATACACGGGCCTTTAAAGATGTTGGGGCAGCAAAACACCACATCAATCAACCTAGGGTGGCGTTAAACTTTATTTTGGATGCAGGGGGAAGTGCCTACTTGCCTAAACAAATGGCGTTTGAATATGTCTCAAACGATCGATTGTTTATTGTTGAAGATGCGCCTATCTATTCTCGTGAAATTTATGCCATTTATCTCGCAAAAAGCCATAAAGTAGACCTGATAGAGCAGGCCCTGCATTTATTTCCAGGTGTCGAGATCTAG
- a CDS encoding RimK/LysX family protein, producing MPKTKKIVIGRLESIALPDLSIENMHVRVDTGAKTSSLHVDNIVKIKKNGKPHVSFDIHPDAHNVDTVVSCVAAINDIRNVKSSNGEVEERYVIKTSMVLGEHTWPIEITLTDRSDMSYLMLFGREAMGERCLVDPSKVFIGS from the coding sequence ATGCCAAAAACAAAAAAAATCGTTATCGGTCGATTGGAGTCGATTGCGCTTCCTGACTTGTCGATAGAAAACATGCACGTTCGTGTTGATACTGGTGCAAAAACCTCGTCATTGCATGTTGATAATATTGTGAAGATAAAAAAGAACGGTAAACCGCACGTAAGCTTTGATATCCACCCTGACGCTCATAATGTTGATACAGTCGTGAGTTGTGTTGCAGCGATTAATGACATTAGAAATGTAAAATCGTCAAATGGTGAAGTTGAAGAGCGTTACGTCATAAAGACATCCATGGTGTTAGGCGAGCATACTTGGCCGATTGAAATTACCTTAACGGATCGTTCTGATATGAGTTATTTGATGCTCTTTGGGCGTGAAGCAATGGGCGAACGTTGTTTGGTCGATCCTTCTAAAGTGTTTATCGGTTCGTAA
- a CDS encoding 23S rRNA (adenine(2030)-N(6))-methyltransferase RlmJ produces the protein MLSYRHSFHAGNHADVVKHIVQSLILNALQQKEKPFVYHDTHSGVGRYDLTHEWSEKTSEYKQGIARLWAQENIPEDIQSYLDAIKQLNEGDTLRYYPGSPCVARAHLRPQDRMVLTELHPSDYPLLEQEFHRDRQVRIYKEDGFQRLKGSLPPKERRGLVLIDPPYELAKEYRDVVTAIAQSHKRWATGIYAIWYPVVNRCDIEDMIEGLEGLGIRNILQIELGVSPDTNERGMTASGMIVINPPWKLESQMKEILPFLKEAIAPATGHVKVDWIVPE, from the coding sequence TTGCTAAGTTATCGCCACAGTTTTCATGCCGGCAACCATGCCGATGTTGTTAAGCACATCGTTCAGAGCTTAATACTGAACGCCTTACAACAAAAAGAGAAGCCATTTGTCTATCACGACACGCATTCTGGTGTCGGCCGTTATGACCTGACTCACGAATGGTCAGAGAAAACCAGCGAGTACAAACAAGGTATTGCGCGTCTTTGGGCACAAGAAAATATCCCTGAAGATATCCAAAGCTACCTCGACGCCATCAAACAATTGAATGAGGGTGACACGCTGCGTTATTACCCTGGTTCGCCTTGTGTTGCCCGTGCTCACCTACGCCCTCAAGACCGCATGGTACTGACCGAACTGCACCCGAGCGACTATCCCCTGCTGGAGCAAGAGTTTCATCGTGATCGCCAGGTGCGAATTTATAAAGAAGATGGATTTCAACGCCTAAAAGGCAGTCTACCGCCCAAAGAGCGTCGCGGTTTAGTCTTAATTGATCCTCCTTACGAACTTGCTAAAGAGTATCGAGATGTGGTCACGGCCATTGCTCAAAGCCACAAGCGTTGGGCGACAGGGATTTACGCGATCTGGTATCCTGTGGTGAATCGCTGTGATATTGAAGATATGATTGAAGGGCTGGAAGGGCTTGGCATTCGCAATATTTTACAAATTGAATTAGGGGTTTCACCGGATACCAATGAGCGTGGAATGACCGCATCGGGTATGATTGTCATCAACCCTCCATGGAAGCTGGAAAGCCAAATGAAAGAAATTCTACCTTTCTTAAAAGAGGCGATAGCACCAGCAACAGGACACGTTAAAGTCGATTGGATTGTGCCAGAGTAA
- a CDS encoding succinylglutamate desuccinylase/aspartoacylase family protein: protein MHTLRIGEFEILPGEQRKIELPVAKLYTDANVSLPIYIIRAKKPGPTIFISAAVHGDELNGIEIIRRLISQRKFKLTRGTVIAVPMVNVYGVVNQSRYMPDRRDLNRCFPGSAKGSLAGRVAHIFLNEIVKHCDYGIDLHTGAINRSNLPQIRANLSDPETKELALEFGVPVVLNSNIIDGSLRESAVKNQTKVLLYEAGEALRFDEFSIRAGMKGIVNVLKHLGMLRKSPSSKKLRKEPFIANGSQWLRANASGIVNHKVDLGEQVVKGDVLAEIGSPYGDIIDKVIASRSGIIIGQQNIPLVQEGEAMFHIAYFSEDDEDIAEHIENVLDNLLPSKEA, encoded by the coding sequence ATGCACACACTAAGAATTGGTGAATTTGAAATACTGCCCGGTGAACAGCGTAAAATTGAGTTACCTGTTGCGAAACTCTATACCGATGCCAATGTGTCATTACCTATTTATATCATTCGCGCTAAAAAGCCTGGCCCGACTATTTTTATTAGTGCTGCGGTTCATGGTGACGAGCTCAATGGTATTGAAATAATACGGCGCCTAATCAGCCAGAGAAAGTTCAAATTGACTCGTGGCACAGTGATCGCCGTGCCAATGGTGAACGTGTACGGTGTGGTCAATCAAAGCCGGTATATGCCTGATAGACGTGACCTTAACCGATGCTTTCCTGGTTCAGCTAAAGGCTCTCTCGCTGGTCGAGTCGCGCATATTTTCCTCAATGAGATCGTTAAGCATTGTGATTATGGTATCGATTTGCATACGGGAGCGATAAACCGTTCTAATCTACCGCAAATTAGAGCGAATTTGTCTGATCCAGAAACCAAAGAGCTCGCGCTAGAGTTTGGTGTACCGGTAGTATTGAACTCGAATATTATCGACGGATCTTTGCGTGAATCTGCGGTGAAGAATCAAACCAAAGTTCTGCTTTATGAAGCAGGAGAAGCGCTGCGATTTGATGAATTTTCAATTCGAGCGGGTATGAAAGGGATCGTGAATGTACTCAAGCATCTAGGCATGCTTAGAAAATCCCCGAGTTCAAAAAAACTCAGAAAAGAGCCCTTTATTGCTAACGGCAGTCAATGGCTGAGAGCGAATGCCAGTGGTATTGTGAATCATAAGGTTGATCTTGGTGAACAAGTAGTAAAAGGCGATGTGTTGGCCGAAATTGGCAGCCCTTATGGCGATATTATCGACAAAGTGATTGCCAGTCGTTCCGGCATTATTATTGGCCAGCAAAATATCCCCTTAGTACAAGAGGGTGAAGCGATGTTCCATATCGCGTATTTTTCAGAAGACGATGAAGATATTGCAGAGCATATCGAAAACGTTTTAGATAATTTACTCCCAAGCAAAGAGGCTTAA
- the rimK gene encoding 30S ribosomal protein S6--L-glutamate ligase — MKIAILSRNPNLYSTRRLKEAGEAIGHEVDIIDTLHCYMDITSSRPTVRYHGEELPMYDAIIPRIGASVTFYGTAVARQFEMMGTFNVNESVAISRSRDKLRSLQLLSRKGIGLPRTGFASKPDNIKDLIKNVGGAPVVIKLLEGTQGIGVVLADTAKAAEAIIEAFMGLKANILVQEFVKEAGGADIRCLVVGGRVVAAMKRQGAEGEFRSNLHRGGSAEVVKLTKAERETAVNAAKVMGLNFCGVDLLRSQSGPMVMEVNSSPGLEGIETATGKDVAGMVFSFIEKSAKPHHNKTRGKG; from the coding sequence ATGAAAATAGCCATTCTTTCAAGAAACCCAAACCTCTACTCAACTCGCCGACTAAAAGAAGCGGGCGAAGCCATAGGACATGAAGTTGATATTATCGACACCTTGCATTGCTATATGGATATTACGAGCAGCCGCCCAACCGTACGATACCACGGTGAAGAATTGCCGATGTACGATGCGATTATTCCTCGTATCGGCGCGTCTGTGACTTTTTACGGAACCGCGGTTGCGCGACAGTTTGAAATGATGGGCACATTTAATGTTAACGAATCGGTGGCAATCAGCCGCTCTCGTGACAAGTTGCGTTCATTGCAATTGTTATCTCGTAAAGGCATTGGTTTGCCAAGAACGGGTTTTGCCAGTAAGCCCGACAACATTAAAGACTTAATCAAGAACGTGGGTGGCGCTCCGGTCGTGATTAAGCTTTTAGAGGGAACTCAAGGTATTGGGGTGGTATTGGCCGATACAGCAAAAGCGGCAGAAGCCATCATTGAAGCGTTCATGGGGCTGAAAGCGAATATCTTAGTGCAAGAGTTCGTTAAAGAGGCGGGTGGTGCTGATATTCGTTGCCTCGTTGTTGGTGGCCGAGTGGTTGCAGCAATGAAACGTCAGGGCGCAGAAGGCGAATTCCGCTCAAACTTACATCGAGGCGGCTCAGCTGAGGTGGTTAAACTCACCAAAGCGGAGCGCGAAACCGCTGTTAATGCAGCCAAAGTGATGGGGTTGAATTTCTGTGGTGTCGACTTACTTCGTTCTCAAAGTGGCCCAATGGTTATGGAAGTGAACTCTTCACCAGGGCTTGAGGGCATCGAAACCGCCACAGGAAAAGACGTGGCGGGCATGGTCTTTAGCTTTATTGAGAAAAGCGCGAAACCGCACCACAATAAAACACGCGGCAAAGGTTAA
- the gorA gene encoding glutathione-disulfide reductase yields the protein MATHFDYICIGGGSGGIASANRAAMHGAKVALIEAQDLGGTCVNVGCVPKKVMWHGAQVAEAINLYAEDYGFDVELKEFKWNKMVESRQAYIGRIHQSYDRVLGNNKVHVIKGFARFVTEEGVDAKTVEVNGEHYTADHILIAVGGRPTIPNIPGAEYGIDSNGFFELDAQPKRVAVIGAGYIAVEIAGVLHALGTETHLFCRKETPIRSFDPMIIETLVEVMNTEGPTLHTNSVPKEVTKEADGSLTLHLENGNSQNVDEVIWAIGRHPATDAINLEATGVATNDRGYIKVDEYQETNVKGIYCVGDIMEGGIELTPIAVKAGRTLSERLFNGQTNAKMDYDLVPTVVFSHPPIGTIGLTTQEAEEQYGKENVKVYTSGFTAMYTAVTKHRQPCKMKLVCAGEDEKVVGLHGIGFTVDEMIQGFAVAMKMGATKADFDAVVAIHPTGSEEFVTMR from the coding sequence ATGGCAACTCATTTTGATTATATCTGTATCGGCGGCGGTTCTGGCGGTATTGCCTCTGCGAATCGCGCCGCTATGCACGGTGCCAAAGTCGCACTTATCGAAGCTCAAGATCTTGGCGGAACTTGTGTAAACGTTGGTTGTGTTCCTAAAAAGGTCATGTGGCATGGCGCTCAAGTTGCTGAAGCCATTAACTTGTATGCGGAAGATTACGGCTTTGATGTAGAACTGAAAGAGTTTAAATGGAATAAGATGGTCGAGAGCCGTCAAGCGTACATTGGCCGCATTCACCAGTCTTACGATCGCGTTCTGGGTAACAATAAAGTTCATGTGATCAAAGGTTTTGCGCGTTTTGTTACTGAAGAAGGTGTCGACGCCAAAACGGTTGAAGTGAACGGTGAACACTACACAGCCGATCATATTCTGATCGCTGTCGGTGGCCGTCCAACCATTCCAAACATCCCAGGTGCTGAATACGGAATCGATTCTAACGGCTTCTTTGAACTTGATGCTCAGCCTAAACGCGTCGCGGTGATTGGTGCCGGCTACATCGCTGTTGAAATTGCAGGCGTACTGCACGCACTAGGAACAGAAACGCACTTATTCTGCCGTAAAGAAACCCCTATTCGCAGCTTTGACCCAATGATCATTGAAACATTGGTTGAAGTGATGAATACCGAAGGCCCAACGCTTCACACCAACTCTGTTCCAAAAGAAGTGACTAAAGAAGCCGATGGCAGCCTGACCCTTCACCTAGAGAACGGCAACAGCCAAAATGTCGATGAAGTGATTTGGGCTATTGGCCGTCACCCAGCGACTGATGCTATCAATCTTGAAGCGACAGGCGTTGCAACGAACGATCGCGGTTACATCAAAGTTGATGAGTACCAAGAGACCAATGTGAAAGGTATCTACTGTGTTGGCGACATCATGGAAGGCGGTATCGAGCTGACTCCTATTGCGGTGAAAGCCGGTCGTACCCTGTCTGAAAGACTGTTTAATGGCCAAACCAACGCCAAAATGGATTACGATCTTGTTCCAACGGTTGTCTTTAGCCACCCACCTATCGGCACCATTGGTCTCACGACTCAAGAAGCGGAAGAACAATACGGCAAAGAGAACGTAAAAGTCTACACCTCTGGCTTTACCGCGATGTACACCGCGGTAACAAAGCATCGTCAACCTTGTAAGATGAAACTTGTCTGCGCAGGGGAAGATGAAAAAGTCGTGGGCCTACACGGTATTGGTTTTACGGTAGACGAAATGATCCAAGGTTTTGCTGTTGCTATGAAGATGGGCGCAACCAAAGCCGACTTTGATGCGGTCGTGGCGATTCACCCAACGGGTAGCGAAGAATTTGTGACGATGCGCTGA
- a CDS encoding mechanosensitive ion channel domain-containing protein yields the protein MFEEIKSVLAHNVVTVSGEPVSLGDILLIPAVLIIGFVVTKYAIRAITRRLTSKKTDPNVIHLLQRVLYVIAIGILIITTLDFINVPITAFAFLSGAIAIGFGFGAQNIINNFISGWILMWERPIRIGDFLEVENAKGVVEQINTRSTRIRRVDGVHLLIPNSKLLENTVVNWTLVDRLVRTSVRIGVAYGSPAKKVADLILQATTEQKEVLTNLPHLSLLKTLVIMHLSLK from the coding sequence GTGTTTGAAGAGATAAAAAGCGTATTAGCACATAATGTTGTAACGGTATCAGGCGAGCCCGTGTCTCTGGGTGACATTTTGCTGATTCCGGCGGTATTGATCATCGGGTTTGTCGTGACTAAATACGCAATACGAGCCATTACAAGACGATTGACCAGCAAAAAAACAGACCCTAATGTCATACATTTATTGCAACGTGTTTTGTATGTCATTGCAATTGGCATACTCATCATTACAACGTTGGACTTTATAAATGTGCCAATCACGGCCTTTGCTTTTCTTTCCGGAGCAATAGCGATTGGTTTTGGTTTTGGCGCTCAAAACATCATTAACAACTTCATTAGCGGTTGGATACTCATGTGGGAAAGGCCGATACGTATTGGTGATTTTCTTGAAGTTGAAAATGCCAAGGGAGTTGTGGAGCAGATAAATACGCGCTCTACACGTATTCGTCGTGTGGATGGTGTCCACTTACTGATCCCCAATAGCAAACTGCTAGAGAATACCGTGGTGAACTGGACGTTAGTGGACAGGCTGGTTAGAACGTCGGTTCGTATTGGGGTTGCCTATGGTTCACCAGCGAAAAAGGTCGCGGATTTAATTTTACAAGCCACGACTGAGCAGAAAGAGGTATTAACGAACCTGCCCCATTTGTCTCTTTTGAAGACTTTGGTGATAATGCACTTATCTTTGAAGTGA